A window from Peromyscus eremicus chromosome 1, PerEre_H2_v1, whole genome shotgun sequence encodes these proteins:
- the LOC131926454 gene encoding LOW QUALITY PROTEIN: gastrula zinc finger protein XlCGF49.1-like (The sequence of the model RefSeq protein was modified relative to this genomic sequence to represent the inferred CDS: substituted 1 base at 1 genomic stop codon), with protein sequence MPQEYTNIDAVTPFTHVLERRDLAAHTDLQSLSGSSGDKVPTCQVDKTEDGQLGLATLXPVESVDCLPGQAQFVCSECKKSFLYRSQFIIHQRSHTGERPFECSVCNKGFVQSSDLRVHKRIHRGEKPYVCSICSKGFAHKSTLLGHLRIHTKEKPYECEQCGKCFNHKGNLNVHLSIHSDSKPHSCKECDKAFRQQGTLKRHMKIHSRMASL encoded by the coding sequence ATGCCCCAGGAATATACAAATATAGATGCTGTCACACCGTTCACCCatgttctggaaagaagagatttAGCTGCACACACAGATCTTCAGAGTCTCTCTGGTTCCAGTGGAGACAAGGTTCCCACTTGTCAGGTGGACAAGACAGAAGATGGGCAGCTAGGGCTTGCTACCCTATGACCTGTAGAGTCTGTTGATTGTCTCCCCGGCCAGGCTCAGTTTGTGTGCAGTGAATGCAAGAAGAGCTTCCTGTACAGGTCTCAGTTCATCATCCACCAGAGatcacacacaggagagagacccTTTGAGTGCAGCGTGTGCAACAAGGGGTTTGTGCAATCCTCAGACCTTCGGGTCCACAAGCGCATCCACAGGGGTGAAAAGCCTTATGTGTGCAGCATCTGCAGCAAGGGGTTTGCCCACAAGTCCACCCTTCTGGGTCACCTTAGGATCCACACAAAGGAGAAGCCTTATGAGTGTGAGCAGTGTGGGAAATGCTTCAACCACAAGGGCAACCTCAATGTCCATCTCAGCATCCACAGCGACTCAAAACCTCACAGTTGTAAGGAGTGTGACAAGGCCTTCAGACAGCAGGGGACTCTGAAAAGACACATGAAAATCCATTCAAGAATGGCATCCTTGTGA
- the LOC131902551 gene encoding galanin-like peptide, with the protein MACPTRLVLLLAFLLSLAETPEAAPVHRPH; encoded by the exons ATGGCCTGCCCCACGCGTCTGGTCCTCCTCCTCGCCTTCTTGCTGAGTCTGGCGGAGACACCGGAGGCCGCACCTGTTCACAGG CCTCATTAG